CCGCTTTGCCTTGTGGTTGACGCGTGAACCGGGCAGCGCCGACGACCTGGTGCAAGCCACTGTCGAGCGGGCTTTGAGCCGTCATGGCCAGCAACGTGAGGCTGAGGCGCTGCGCGCCTGGTTGTTCACCATCCTTTACCGGTTGTTTCTTGACGGCAAACGCCGTGACCGCCTGCATGCCCGTTGGCTCTCCTGGTTCGGCCGTGCCGAGGTGGAAAGCGAGCCGGTTGGCGGCAACATCGAGGATATCGTCCTGGCCCAGGCCGACCTGCGTGCCTTCGCCCGGCTGTCGGCGGAGCAGCGTGCCTTGCTGCTGCTGGTGAGCATCGAAGGTTTGAGCTACAAGGAGGCCGCCCAGGCCTTGGGCATCCCCATTGGTACTGTGATGTCGCGCCTGTCGCGCGCCCGCAGTGCCTTGCGCGAACTGACCGAGGGCAACCCCCAATCCCCGGCCTTGCGGAGACTGAAATGACGCGCCTGATCCCCAGTGAAGACGAGCTGCATGCCTATATCGATGAGCGTCTGGCGCCTGCTCGCCGGGCTGAGGTCAAGGCCTGGCTGGCGGCCAACCCGCAGGAAGCGGCAAGGGTCGAGGGCTGGCGCAGCGATGCTCGGCGGCTGCGCGCGGCATTGGCCGGCCTGGGTGAGCAGCCGGGCGCCATGCACCTGGATCTGGGCCAATTAAAGCAGCGGCTGCGCCAGCGCCGTCAACGGCGCTGGGCGTCGGCGGCGGTTTTAGTGCTGGCACTTGGCGTTGGCGGTGTGGGCGGTTGGCAGGCACGCGAGGCCCTGTTGGCCAGCGTGGACCTGCCCATGGCCGACGCCGTCCAGGCTCATCGGTTGTTTGCCGGTAGTGAGGCTTTGGACATCCAGGCCAGCGACCCGACCCAATTGCGTGATTGGCTGGGGCGTCACTTCAACCGGGTGGGACAGTTGCCGGACCTGGCGGGGTATGGCTTCAGGCCGGTGGGCGCGCGGTTGCTCAGCAACGAGCAAGGGCCGGCGGCGCTCTTGGTGTTTCAGGATGGCAAGGGGGAACGTATCAGCCTGTTTTTGCGCTCGCCCGGTGAGCGTTATGAACGCATGCCGGATGGGCAGCGGGTGGATGGCCAACTGGAGGCGCGGTACTGGTCGCATGGGGCGTACAACTTTGCGTTGGTCAGTGCGGCGGACGATGCGCGTGGGGCGGGGGTAGGGGAGGCGTTGCGGTTGGGGTTGTAATGACCCATAACTGTAAGCGTCCGGCGAATTCTAAGGAGGAAGTCATGAAAGCTTTATCAATTGTCCGACCGAATGGTAGTCGGATTGCTTCAGGTGAGAAAACCCTTGAAGTACGTCGCTGGTATGCAAACCTCGACCCTACGGAAGATCTGCTAATTGTTGAGAACGGGCGGTTCCTGCATGTTGATGGTGAAGAAGATGCCGATGGCACCGCTGTGGCGATAGTACGTGTCAAAGCTATTCGGCCATTCGTATTCGCGGACATGCAAGCCGCCTGTGCAAGCCGCTTTGAAGAAGGCTGGTTGGCGTGGGAATTGGACGACGTGCGACCGATCGAAAGCGCTTTACCTACCCGCGCTGCCCGAGGCATTTACGAGGTAGATTTCCCCTGAGCGACGGGTGGTGACCATCAACATCGCGCTGGAATGTTCGATCAAACCCTAGACTGTCTCTTGAGTTGATTGATGCGAGCCATATTTATCCGTTCGATGGTATGGCTAGGAGAGTTGAGTTCGAGTAGCTCAACACCAGTCGGCATGCCAACGGTGGTGCTTGGGTTGTTGAACCTGAAAAAAATTTCCTTATCGCTTGGCACGTTGGTATGGCTGGCCATATGGCTTAGTACGTCTCTGCCGATGCGGTCATTGGAATCAAACATAAAGTCGAGCGGAACACCAGCTTCGTTAACAGTCGTGCCTGAGTCTGTGCTTGAACTTGAGTCGCGACGCGACCATGTCTGTAAAGGGGCTGTGGCGGTTGACGCATTCGATCCTACTGAGGAGCGCCGTTGCATTGAGGTTTCATGAGGGTTGCGTTCTCTATTAAGAGGCGACCTGGATCTGGAGCGCGAAGATGCATTTGAGTTTAGGCTTTCGCTTGATGAAACTGTGGAGGACGCAGTCGATCCGCGACGCCGATTAAGAGGTGCGTTACCGATTAATTGAATACCCGCAGGTTGCCGCCCTCGAGCATTGTGGATAATTCCACTTTGCCACCTGTACATGTGCCCAGAGGGGTCGGTTCTATTTATAGGGTCGCCACCGCAATAGGCATAAGCGTTGCACCCACCATTACCAAATGGGCTCCAGCTATCAGGTGAACAGAAACGGTTGAGGTGGGGGGAGTAGAGTCTGTAGCCATTACCGAGAATATAATGGCCTGTCACAATGGATCGGCGTTGCCCATTGAATCCAAGAAGTTGACGAGCTTCAGGTTCAGGGGAATGTCCATACGGCGTATACGTGACAGCGACAGGCTCCTCCTCGAACGTGCGTAGGATGGAATTATACGGGTCGGCAATCAGTGGCATCGCTTGGCTACTTGCCTCATTTTTAAACGCTTGCGCTAAGGGAATGTCTTGGTGCCGTAGGAAGGTGTGAGTGGTAGTGTCGCTTATCTCAAGAACGAGATAGCCGTTTTGATAAAAAAATAGCCCTAGCGGGTTGTTGGAACTCATGATGAATTCAAGGTTGGCCACTGTTGGGGGCATATTGCTAGGGTGGGCCTGAGGGCGCAACTGGTAATTCTGATAGGTGATCTATTAAGCGTGAAGTGTACAAGCATCAGGGGCTCCAGAGCATCTAAAGCACCGACAACGCCAGTGCTCTGGATGCTATAAATCAGCCCAGCTCCAACCAAATCGGCGCATGGTCGGAAGGCTTTTCCATGCCGCGCAATTCATAGTCCACACCCGCCGCCTTGATCCGTGGCACCAAGTGCTGCGAAGCCATGATCAGGTCGATGCGCAGGCCGCGCTTGGGCTCATCCTCAAAACCGCGGCTGCGGTAATCGAACCAGCTGAAGCGGTCGGCCACTTCCGGGTGCAGGTGGCGGAAGCTGTCGACCAAGCCCCAGCCTTTAAGGCGCTCCAGCCACTCACGCTCTTCGGGCAGGAAGCTGCATTTACCGGTCTTGAGCCAGCGCTTGGCGTTGTCCGGGCCGATGCCGATGTCGCAGTCCTGGGGCGAGATATTCATGTCGCCCATCACCAGTACCGGTTGGTCGTTGCGGAACTGGCTTTCGAGCAGGGCCTGCAGGTCGCTGTAGAAGCGCTGCTTGGCTGGGAACTTGGTGGGGTGGTCGCGGCTTTCACCCTGGGGGAAGTAGCCGTTCATGATGGTGATCGGGTTGCCATTGTCATCGGCGAAGGTACCCCAGATGAAGCGGCGCTGAGCGTCTTCCTCATCGGTGGCGAAGCCCTTGTGCAGGCTGAGCGGGGGCTGGCGCGACAGCAGTGCGACGCCGTAGTGACCTTTCTGGCCGTGGTAGTGCACGTGATAACCCAGTGCCTGGACATCGGCCAGTGGGAACTGATCGTCGCTGACCTTGGTTTCCTGCAGGCCGATCACGTCAGGCTGGTGCTTGTCGATCAGTGCCGCCAGCTGATGCGGGCGGGCCCGCAGGCCGTTGATGTTGAAACAGACGATCTTCATGGAAAGACAATCCCGGTAAAAGCCGCGATGCTAGCCGACATCGCGCGTCATCACCAGCGTGGCGGGTTCGGGGGGCTGCTGCTAACGTGCTGTAGGGGTGAACGATGCCCGGTCGAGCCTATCCAAGGCACTGTAAGCCCATTCCAGGAGGACTGCCCGCAATGCCCGACACCACTGCCACCCCGGCCCGTATCTGCCAGCTCGACGATGGTTATAGCCGGGAGGCGCGTTCGCTGCTGTACAACGCCTACCGCCACGAGCCTACCTTCGCTTACATTTTCGAGGCGCAGCGCCCAGGTTACGAGCGCCGCCTGCGCGTCATGGTGCGTGAATGGGTACGCCAGCATTTCTATTTGCAACTGCCGGCCATTGGCCTGCTGGTGGATGACCGCCTGATCGCCCTGGCGCTGATCGTACCGCCGCTGCGCAGGCTGGGGGTGGCCGACAGCTGGGCCTGGCGTTTGCGCATGATGCTGGGTACCGGCCTGCGCTGCACGCGGCGCTACATGGACTATCAGGCGGCATTGGCCAGCTGCCTGCCTACGGACCAGGTGCACGTATTGCCGCTGCTGGGCGTGCATCCGCAATTTCAGGGGCGCCATTACGGCGAGCAATTGTTACAAGCTGTACATGACTGGTGCGCCGAAGACCCCAGTACCCAGGGCGTGGTACTGGACACCGGCAATGAGCACTACTTGGCGTTCTACCAGCGCCAGGGCTATGAAGAAATTGGCGAGGTCGCTGTAGGGCCAGTCCGAGAAAGGGTGTTCTTCCATCCCAACCCGGTCTCTTCAAATTCCGCTTTTGCCTGACAGGCCGCCAGACGGCTCCCTTGAGCGCCCGGCTCTGGTAGCATGCGCCGCATGACGTATTCAGGAAGATTGACCTGGGGCCTGGTTTTCTGGGTCGCCAGTTTTACAGCATGGGGCCAGAGCGAGTTGCTGGTGAAGGTAAAACCGGCCAACAAGGCGCTCAAGGCCAATGTCGAAGGCTATATCGGCAACCTTGGCGACCGTGACGAAGAAGCGCTGCTGCGTTTCAGTCGCGGGGCCGAGGAGCAGGCGCGCAAAGCCGCGCAGGCACTTGGCTATTATCAGGCTCAGATCGACACCGAGGTCAAGCCGCCGACAAAGGCCGACCAAGCCCCGCAATTGATAATCCAGATCGCCCCGGGCGAGCCTGTAAGGCTGCGCAACGTGACGGTACGCATCGAAGGCCCCGCCAGTGAAATGAAGGCGTTTCGAGTGCCTGACAGCAAGGCGTTGCGTGCTGGCGAGCAGCTCAACCACGGGCTTTACGAAGACGCCAAGCGGCTGATCCAGAACCAGGCCTCGCGCTATGGCTTCTTCGCCGGCCGCTTCAGCCGCCAGCGCCTGGCGGTCGACCCCCAGGCCGGTGTGGCCGACATCGAGCTGGTTTACCAGAGCGGCCCTCGCTACCGCCTCGGCGCGGTCAGGTTCGGCGGTGATACCCCGCTGGATGAAGACCTGCTGCAGCGCATGGTCTCGTTCAAACCGGGCACACCCTATGACTCCGAACTGATCGCCGAGCTCAACAACGACCTGCAATCGAGTGGCTACTTCGAAGGCGTGCGGGTAGATGCCGCGCCGACCGCCGCTGTGGGCGAGGACATTCCGGTGGATGTCCGCCTGGAAACCCGAAAACCACGCACCATGGGGCTGGGCCTGGGCTTCTCGACCGACGTCGGCCCCCGCGGCAAGGCCAACTGGACGCGGCACTGGGTCAACCCACAAGGCCACAGCTATGGTTGGGAAACCGAGCTGTCGGCACCCCGGCAGAACGTTGGTCTGTGGTATGACGTGCCGCTCGACCCGCCGTTGACCGACAAACTGCGCTTTGCCGGGGGTTATCAGAACGAAGAGCTTGCGGGGACCGACACCCTCAGCAAGCTGCTCACCGTAGGGCCTGAATGGCACAGCAAGTTGCCCAGTGGCTGGCAGCGGGTCATCTCGCTCAAGTACCAGCGTGAAGAGTATCGCCTGGGCGATGACTCGGGGCTGAGCAATCTGCTGTTGCCGGGCGTCAGCTTTTCGTACCTGCGCAGCGACAACCGCATCGATCCGCACAATGGCTACCGCCTGCAGTTCGATACCCAGGTGGCCAAGGAAGGGCTGGTGTCCGACACCAACCTGCTGCATGCCAACGTACTGCTCAAAGGCCTGACCACGCTCGGCCACAACCATCGCTTCCTCGGCCGGGTGCAGTTTGGCGGCAGTGCCACCAACGGTTACAAGCACAACATTCCGCCTTCGCTGCGCTTTTTCGCCGGTGGTGACCAGAGCGTGCGTGGCTACGACTACCAGACCCTGTCGCCGAAAAACAGCGATGGCGACCGCATCGGTGGGCGCTACCTGGTGGCTGGCAGCGTCGAGTATCAATATTCACTGACTGAAAAGTGGCGAGTGGCAACCTTCGTCGATCAAGGTAATTCGTTCAACACGCTTGAACTGCCCAGCCTCAAAACTGGCGTGGGTATTGGCGTGCGTTGGGTTTCACCGGTCGGGCCGCTGCGCCTGGACCTGGCCAAGGCACTCGATGACGAGGGCGGTATTCGCCTGCACTTCTCCATGGGGCCTGAGCTGTGACACGTGTGTTCAAATTCATACTGCTGGGCGTGCTCGGCGTGGTGGTGGCCGCAGGCCTTGTGCTGGGTGTGCTGGTGGGGACCGAACGCGGTAGCCGCTGGGCGTTGGCAAGGGTGCCGGGGTTGGAGGTCGCCGATTTCCAGGGGCGCCTGGCGGGCAGTTGGCAAGCCAGCCGGCTGAGCTGGGTCGAGGGCGGCAACCGGGTAGAGGTGCAGGCCCCGCTGTTGACGTGGTCCCCCGCCTGCCTGCTGCGCGCCACCTTATGCATCGAGCAGTTGCATGCGCAACGCATCGACATGGCCTTTGCGCCGAGTGATGTGCCTGCCGACAGCGGCCCGCTGCAACTGCCGGCCCTGCGTTTGCCGGTTGCCATCGAGCTGGGCGAGGTCAAGATCGGCCAGCTGCGCCTGGACGGCAGCGACTTGCTCGGTGACTTGCAACTGGCAGCCCACTGGACCCGAACGGGGATGCGTATCGACCACCTGCAGCTGCAACGCGATGACCTGCGTCTGGACCTGCAAGGTGACCTGCAGCCTGAAGGTGACTGGCCAGTGCAATTGCAGGGGCAGGTTCAACTGCCTTCGGTGGAGGGTAAAAGCTGGCAGCTGGCAGTGACAGTGCAAGGCGAATTGCAGAAAACCCTAAAGCTCGAAGGCACCACCTCGGGGTATCTCGATGCCAAGCTCAACGGTGAGCTGCAGCCATTGGCCGAGCACTTGCCGGCAACGCTGCAGATCCGTTCCGAGGCGTTCAAGCCGACCGCTTCGCTGCCCGATACCCTGCAGTTCAACCAGCTTGAGCTCAACGCCAAAGGCGATTTGCTCAAAGGCTATAAATTGTCGGGCTCGGCCAGCTTACCCGCTGAACAGTCGCCGATTGCCTTGGCGCTGACCGGGTGGGTCGATAGCAAGGGGGCCAAGGTCGATGCTCTTGACCTTAACGCCAGCGATAGCCAGCGGCTAAAGCTGCAGGCCAGCGCCGATTGGCAACAAGGCCTGAGCGCCGATGCCCAGCTTGAATGGCTGGATTTCCCGTGGCTGCGTCTGTACCCGCTGGAAACCCCGCCTGACGTCACGCTCAAGCGTTTCAATGCCCAGGTTCACTACCGCGATGGCAATTACCAAGGCACCTTCAATGGCGATCTGGACGGCCCGGCGGGTGCTTTCACGCTGGCTAGCCCATTCGAAGGTGATCTGACCCAGGTGAAGCTGCCGCAGCTGGCGCTCACCGCAGGGCAAGGCAAGGCCGCCGGCAGTGTTGCCGTGCGCTTTGCTGACACGCTGGCGTGGGATGTCGATGTGCAACTCTCGGCGCTCGACCCTGCGTACTGGCTTGCCGAGTTGCCCGGTACACTGGCCGGACCACTGCGCAGCAAAGGTGAAATGAAAGGCGATGAGCTCAGACTCGATGCCCAGCTCGACCTGAAAGGCCGCCTGCGCGGTCAGCCCGCGGTGCTCAAGGTCGAAGCCCAAGGGGCAGGGGAGAGCTGGACCTTGGGTGCCTTGGCGATCCAGTTGGGTGACAACCGCATCAACGGCAGTGGCAGCCTGCAACAGCGGCTGGCCGGACGCGTGGATCTCGATCTGCCGCGGCTTGGGCAGCTTTGGCCCAGGCTACAAGGTCAGGTCAAGGGCCGGCTGGACGTGACCGGGACCTTGAAAGCGCCACAAGGCACGCTGACCCTGCAGGGCCAGCAGCTGGCGCAGGCCGAAAACCGTATTCAGCGGCTGGACCTCGACGCGCGCCTTGATAACACCCAGCGTGGCGTGATCGACCTCAAGGCAAGTGGCATACACCTCGGTGACACAGCGCTGGGTACCTTGCAGGCCAATGGCAAAGGCGACATTCGCCAGCAGGCCCTGACCCTGGCACTCGACGGCCCGCAGCTCAAGCTGGACCTTGGCCTGGACGGCCAGTTGAACAAGGGCGACTGGCGGGGTCGTCTGGCCAGTGGGCGCATCCAGGCCGGTGGCCAGGACTGGCAGTTGCAGGCACCAGCACGCTTGCAGCGGTTGGCCAGCGGCACGCTGGATTTTGGCGCCCATTGCTGGCGCTCTGGTCAGGCCAGCCTGTGCGGTGAAGACCAGCGCTTGGCACCTGATCCGCGCCTGCGCTACCACCTCAAGCAGTTCCCCCTGGACAGCCTGGCCCAGTGGCTGCCAAAGGACTTTGCCTGGCAAGGCCTGCTGAACGCCGACGTCAACCTGGACATCCCGGCCCGTGGCCCCAAGGGCAGCATCCTCGTAGACGCCAGTGGCGGCACCCTGCGGGTGCGTGACAAGGGGCGCTGGATCGACTTCCCCTATCAGACCTTGCGCCTGGACAGCACGTTGGCGCCACGACGTATCGACGCCCGCCTGGATTTTCGCGGCGAGCGCCTGGGTGAACTGAGTTTGAACACCCACCTCGACCCATTGGGCAAAAACAAGCCGCTGTCGGGGGATTTCCGCCTGGCGGGCCTGGACCTGTCGGTCGCCCGCCCGTTCGTGCCCATGGTCGAGCGCCTGGCCGGGCAGTTGAATGGCAGCGGTCGTTTGTCGGGTACCTTGCTTGCACCACAGGTCAACGGCAACCTGGTGCTGATCCATGGCGAAGTCAGTGGCGCCGAGTTGCCGGTAAGCCTGGAAGACCTGTCGTTGCAGGCATCGATCGCGGGTGAGCAGGTTCAGCTCAATGGCGGTTGGCGCAGTGGCGAAGCGGGGCGCGGCCAGTTGACCGGCAATCTGACCTGGGGCCAGGCCCTGGGCATGGACCTGCGTTTGCAAGGGCAGCAACTACCGGTGACGGTGGAGCCTTACGCCACGCTGGAGGTTGCCCCCGACCTGACCCTGCGCCTGATTGATGACAAGCTGGCGATAACCGGCAAGGTACAGGTGCCAAAAGGCAAGATCACGGTACGTGAGCTGCCGCCATCGACTGTGAAGGTTTCCGATGACACGGTGATCGTCGGCCATCAGACCGAAGAGGGTAAACCCTCCATGGCAATGGCCATGGACATCGATGTCGAAGTCGGGCGTGACAAGCTGTCATTCAGTGGCTTTGGCCTCACGGCCAACCTGCTCGGTCACGTGCACATCGGCGACAACCTCGATACCCGGGGTGAGCTCAGCCTGGCTGACGGCCGTTACCGCGCTTACGGGCAGCGCTTGACCATTCGCCGGGCGCGGCTACTGTTCGCCGGCCCGCTCGATCAGCCGTACCTGGACATCGAGGCGATTCGCAAAGTAGATGACGTAATTGCCGGTATTCGCTTGAGCGGCAGTGCTGAGCAGCCCACCACAAAGGTGTTTTCCGAACCTGCCATGAGCCAGGAGCAGGCCCTGTCGTACCTGGTGCTGGGGCGCCCCTTGGGCACGACGGGTGAAGACAACAACATGCTTGCCGAGGCAGCGTTGGGCTTGGGACTGGCAGGCAGTGCCGGCATCACCGGGAGCCTGGCATCGAGCCTGGGTATCGACGACTTCCAACTGGATACCGAAGGCTCAGGCAATACCACCAGTGTGGTTGCCAGCGGCAACCTGACCGAGAAGCTGAGCTTGCGTTACGGGGTGGGGGTGTTCGAACCGGCCAACACCATCGCGTTGCGCTACAAGTTGAGCCGCATGGTGTACCTGGAGGCGGCCAGCGGGTTGGCAAGCTCGCTGGATATCTTCTACAAACGGGACTTCTGATCGCCGCGGTCAACGGACCGTGGCAGCCTCGATGAATTCATTGGTATCGGGCGTGGGCGGGGGCGTGAATTTGGGCATGCGCACCGGTGTGATCAGGCTGGTGTATTCCTCGATCAGCCTGTTGAGCGCTTCAGGCGGCTCGCTGGCCTGGAACTGCATGCGGATCTGCACCTCGTCAGGGTCTCGACTATCGCCCTGACGGCCCTGGCCACCAATGGTCACCTTGAAGCTGGCGGCGTTGTTCTCACTGGCGGTCAGCAACGCCTGTTGCGCCTCGGTCCCTTTGACCCTAACCGACAGGTCCACCTGCATGCGCTCCAGCGCCAGGCCCTTGGGTGACACCAGTGCAAACAAGGGCACGCGCATGATGTGCTGCTCATCCATGGCCACCTCGACCATCTTGGCTTTCATCGGGGCGCCCAGTGCGTCGGTATCACAGTCGAAGAATTGATCGAACAGGTTGATGTACTGTTGCGCAATCAGGCTGTTGGTGGCGCTCGCGGCTTCTTGCAAGCCGCGCGTGATCTCGCGCAAATCGATCGATGTCATGGGGGCGAGGGACTTTTCCAATCATCAGGCTCCTGGGTCCAGGTGGTGCCCCCTGCTGCAAGGGGGCGATTGTTACCGACATCAGTTCGCAGGAGGGGTGGCGGGCTTCGCCTTGCTGCCACCTTCTTTTTGGCTGACAGGTTCCGGGTTGCTGCTTTTGGCCGGGGCGTTCAGGGTATCGGCCTGTGAGATTTTGTCCGTGCTATCGAGCGTCGCGCTCTTGACGACGGTGGGTTTGGTGGCGGCATCGGTGAGGAAATCGATGACCCTCATCATCGCTTCGGGCGGGTCTTGGCGCTTCAGGGTCGTGTTGAATGCGTAGCGGGCGCGGGTATCGGTCTTGCGGGTCTGCGTGGACTTGTGGCTGATGCTGCCCTTGACGTTCAGTTTGAACGGCCCCCACCCAAGAGACCCACCGGCCTCGGCGGCCATGCTCTTGTCGGTTACATCTTCCGACATCTGATTGATGGTCAGTTCGAACTCGACATGGCCTTCCTCGATGGCGATGTTCGGGTGGGTAATCGCCGCCACCAGCGGTACTTTCATCGTCTTGCTGACGACACCTTGGTATTCGCCCTGTTCGTCGACGATGGTTTCGTCATAGTCGAACTGGATGGCGACGGCCTTGCCTTCCTGGACGCAGACTTGCATCAGGAAGTCGGCATAAGATTTGCTAGCGGTGACCTGCGCCTGCACCATGGCTTGCAGGGGGCCTGCGATCATGCGGTCCATCGGCAAGGCATTGACGACGGATCCGATGAGGCTGTTGTCTATGGGCATAGCTGGATTCTCTTTTTAGGGGGCGGTGGGCGTCAGTGGCGACCACAATGCTCATGGCTAGCGAACGCAAGGTTCCTGGCGGCGGATATTGCCGATCTGGCGCAGGCTAAGGCCGTATTTGTCGGCCAACAGGCTGCGCGACAAACCATCGGCGCTTTCTTTTTGGATTTGCAGGTTGCGCAGCTGGCGCGTGAAGTGGTCGGCCTTGGGGATTTCCAGGGCCACGCCGGCGAAGCGCTTGATCAGCGCGTCGAGCGCTTCGGCTGGCAGCACATCGGCAAGCTTGGTGCGCTCGCGGTGCTTGGGGATGTATTTGGGCCTGCCGCCATAGGCGCAGGTCAGCTGAAAAGCATTGTCGATACCGATGCACTCGATCAGCGCTTGCAGTGAGTGCGGCAACTGGCTGACATCTATGCAGGTGAGGTCTGGTAACTCCATGCGACGCTCCTTCGTTCGGGGTTGCGATGCGGGACGCGATCACCAGCGGCGTTGTGTCGAAGGTGTGACTGGATTCTCAGGTAGAGCCAAGGCGCGTCGCTAGGCGGCATATAAGCTGGGGGTTGTAGCCTCGGTGAACAGGGTTTGCAGGCAGTGATTTAGCTTGCTGTAGGACATCGCTTCATCTTTTCGCTACAGGTGTTGATTTCCCGTTGGCGTGGTACCTGACATGACTGCTGGGGGCTATAACCCTTAGTCACACGGGTAGCTGCTCAGCAGGCTGGCGCTTTTCAAGTAGGCCCGGGGGGTTGTGGTCATGCCCTGGGGCAGGGCACGCCAGTCGACCAGCAGGCACAGTGCACTGAACGCGTGCTCGCCGCGCTTTCCTACAACGCGATCAGAAAAATTTCGGCGATAAAGTGCTCGTGTCTGCTGCACGGAGTACACCTGATCGGCCTGCGCCAACGTCTGGCGGGCCAGGTCCGGCAACTGCGATGCTGGCAAGGTGAAGTGAACCTGGCTGGCATGAGGGTGCAGATAGCCGGCTTCGCGAACGCTGTGCCAGAGTTGTTGCCATTGGCTGGAGCCAGCGCTGGCGGCCAGCTCGCTGCCTAGTTCGAGCAGCTGTTCGGCAGGCGTCTGGCGAGTGTCCAGCGCATAAAGAGGGAAGGAAGTCAGAGCAAAGGATGCGAACAGCATGGATTTGTACATGGTGCCTCCGGCACGGGCGATGAGGGCCCAATGCTTTCAGGCGGACGGCACCACGCTAAGCAGGAAATGCAGCGCCGGTGCGGGTGGGCGTTGTATCATGGCCGCTGCTCGTTGCGAGCCATTTGCCCCTGATGTTGCAAGGAACTATCAATGACACACGTGCAGCGCCTCAAATATTCACTTCTGATCATCCTGGTGGTACTGGGCCTCATGCTGGGCCTGTCCCACCTGCAAAAGCAGGGCACGATCAGTGAGCAGACCTTCCAGTTGGTGGCGATCGCCATTGCCGTGGTCGTGGTTGTGATCAATGGCATTCTGCGGCGCAAGGTCAAACCCTGACCTGTGCGGGCCGGCCAGGTGTGGCCGGCCATACGCTCAGCGTGGCGAGGCTTGGTCCAGCACCGCGCGGGCCTGGGGGTTGAGGCTGTAGCATTTGTCGCTGCCCAGGTTGATGACGCCTTCGGCACACAGCCGCTTGAGTACTTCGCGCACGCTCAGAAATGACAGCGGAATATCCAGTTGCTCCAGCTGTGCATGCACGCCGCGCACGCCAATGCTGCGGCCATTGCGGTCTGCCGCGTGCAAGGCATCGATCACCTTGAGGCGAATGAGGCTGGTGCGCAGGCCAAAGGTGCGCAACAGCTCGCGAATGTGTTCGTTCCCGACACGCTCGTCGGCGAAAGCGTCCTGTCCTTTGGGCGCCTTGCCTGGGATGTGCCCAGCCTGCATTGAGGGTTGCGGGTTGTACATGTGAATGCTCCTTTTCGTGGACTACCCGAAATGTGGTTGCCTCACTTACTAGGACGAATGAGAACGGAAAATCTGCAGTCCGCCCGAAAAAAAATTGCCTGCTCCTGTTTCAAGACGTTCTATCGCCTTGTAATACGTAAAATTTTCACGCAGCCATTCGTCTGATCGGGATGACCCCTGAATCCGAGGTGTGCCCGTGTTTTCGATTTCGCGTCCCATGACCCGTGCCAGCCTCGCCGCTGCCCTGGTCGCCTTCAGCATTGCCGCGCAAGCACAGCCTGCCAGCGCTGATGCCAGCGCACAGATTCGCCGTACCAGCTT
The sequence above is drawn from the Pseudomonas putida genome and encodes:
- a CDS encoding sigma-70 family RNA polymerase sigma factor, translating into MHDLDEHQWRELLARLRRFALWLTREPGSADDLVQATVERALSRHGQQREAEALRAWLFTILYRLFLDGKRRDRLHARWLSWFGRAEVESEPVGGNIEDIVLAQADLRAFARLSAEQRALLLLVSIEGLSYKEAAQALGIPIGTVMSRLSRARSALRELTEGNPQSPALRRLK
- a CDS encoding anti-sigma factor family protein — its product is MTRLIPSEDELHAYIDERLAPARRAEVKAWLAANPQEAARVEGWRSDARRLRAALAGLGEQPGAMHLDLGQLKQRLRQRRQRRWASAAVLVLALGVGGVGGWQAREALLASVDLPMADAVQAHRLFAGSEALDIQASDPTQLRDWLGRHFNRVGQLPDLAGYGFRPVGARLLSNEQGPAALLVFQDGKGERISLFLRSPGERYERMPDGQRVDGQLEARYWSHGAYNFALVSAADDARGAGVGEALRLGL
- a CDS encoding ASCH domain-containing protein, with the translated sequence MKALSIVRPNGSRIASGEKTLEVRRWYANLDPTEDLLIVENGRFLHVDGEEDADGTAVAIVRVKAIRPFVFADMQAACASRFEEGWLAWELDDVRPIESALPTRAARGIYEVDFP
- a CDS encoding RHS repeat-associated core domain-containing protein, which codes for MPPTVANLEFIMSSNNPLGLFFYQNGYLVLEISDTTTHTFLRHQDIPLAQAFKNEASSQAMPLIADPYNSILRTFEEEPVAVTYTPYGHSPEPEARQLLGFNGQRRSIVTGHYILGNGYRLYSPHLNRFCSPDSWSPFGNGGCNAYAYCGGDPINRTDPSGHMYRWQSGIIHNARGRQPAGIQLIGNAPLNRRRGSTASSTVSSSESLNSNASSRSRSRSPLNRERNPHETSMQRRSSVGSNASTATAPLQTWSRRDSSSSTDSGTTVNEAGVPLDFMFDSNDRIGRDVLSHMASHTNVPSDKEIFFRFNNPSTTVGMPTGVELLELNSPSHTIERINMARINQLKRQSRV
- the xthA gene encoding exodeoxyribonuclease III — translated: MKIVCFNINGLRARPHQLAALIDKHQPDVIGLQETKVSDDQFPLADVQALGYHVHYHGQKGHYGVALLSRQPPLSLHKGFATDEEDAQRRFIWGTFADDNGNPITIMNGYFPQGESRDHPTKFPAKQRFYSDLQALLESQFRNDQPVLVMGDMNISPQDCDIGIGPDNAKRWLKTGKCSFLPEEREWLERLKGWGLVDSFRHLHPEVADRFSWFDYRSRGFEDEPKRGLRIDLIMASQHLVPRIKAAGVDYELRGMEKPSDHAPIWLELG
- a CDS encoding GNAT family N-acetyltransferase; the protein is MPDTTATPARICQLDDGYSREARSLLYNAYRHEPTFAYIFEAQRPGYERRLRVMVREWVRQHFYLQLPAIGLLVDDRLIALALIVPPLRRLGVADSWAWRLRMMLGTGLRCTRRYMDYQAALASCLPTDQVHVLPLLGVHPQFQGRHYGEQLLQAVHDWCAEDPSTQGVVLDTGNEHYLAFYQRQGYEEIGEVAVGPVRERVFFHPNPVSSNSAFA
- a CDS encoding autotransporter assembly complex protein TamA; the protein is MTYSGRLTWGLVFWVASFTAWGQSELLVKVKPANKALKANVEGYIGNLGDRDEEALLRFSRGAEEQARKAAQALGYYQAQIDTEVKPPTKADQAPQLIIQIAPGEPVRLRNVTVRIEGPASEMKAFRVPDSKALRAGEQLNHGLYEDAKRLIQNQASRYGFFAGRFSRQRLAVDPQAGVADIELVYQSGPRYRLGAVRFGGDTPLDEDLLQRMVSFKPGTPYDSELIAELNNDLQSSGYFEGVRVDAAPTAAVGEDIPVDVRLETRKPRTMGLGLGFSTDVGPRGKANWTRHWVNPQGHSYGWETELSAPRQNVGLWYDVPLDPPLTDKLRFAGGYQNEELAGTDTLSKLLTVGPEWHSKLPSGWQRVISLKYQREEYRLGDDSGLSNLLLPGVSFSYLRSDNRIDPHNGYRLQFDTQVAKEGLVSDTNLLHANVLLKGLTTLGHNHRFLGRVQFGGSATNGYKHNIPPSLRFFAGGDQSVRGYDYQTLSPKNSDGDRIGGRYLVAGSVEYQYSLTEKWRVATFVDQGNSFNTLELPSLKTGVGIGVRWVSPVGPLRLDLAKALDDEGGIRLHFSMGPEL